A window from Citrobacter amalonaticus encodes these proteins:
- a CDS encoding phage tail tape measure protein, with protein MAQTAVGDLVVNLDVNSTKFNEQITHVKRQFRQTGDAANDTELRIRQAFSRQEIAAKKAGLSVGQYSNAMRMLPAQFTDIATQLAGGQSPWLIMLQQGGQVKDSFGGIIPTFRALTGAISPLMVGVGALSVATGALFYSWYQGSSTLSDFNKTLVLSGNSAGLTADRMLVLARNGQTAGLTFSQTSEALTELVNAGVRAGANFDAMSQSVSRFTEASGVPVDKVAAAFGKLTNDPTSGLIAMAQQFHNVTAEQIAYVAQLQRAGDEAAALQAANDAATSGFNEQTKSLRDNMGTIESAADSLKRAFKSMWDAALDVGRPDTAQEMVSKAEAAFKRADEIWNLRKNDGYVNSEARDRFWNDRETARLALEMAQQQAGIARANEENASREAVAESDRQKYAAQAQANYAKTQSALEKYTQRQNELNNALKEGRILQADYNINMSAAKKEYEDSLKKPGKAPAVKTPSGVRAVDTASAQTIELQAQLRTLQEHRSITDTISQQRQELWRQQSRFTVLEEAAKTRTLSTQEKSLLASKDEVLSRAEVNARLGDQIMAQERLNRLQDTSRKYVTQIGEKTRALVAGGAMSSRAAQRQNEEAQLRQGWLNAGGTDTDQGYQNELAALKNYYEEQDNLRNDWQSGAKSAWADYVDSASDAYGQVKSAATSTLDGISKNMADMLTTGKANWADFTRSTLSMLTQILMKQAMVGLVDSATTAMGFAGGGFTGSGGKYEPAGVVHRGEFVFTKEATSRIGVGNLYRMMKGYASGGLVGGGTAGPAAPFGVSVYAPVTVENPSSGTQQQNNGEALGRAYQQVINKSVHEGIAKAIQPGGLIWNATKGR; from the coding sequence ATGGCCCAGACGGCAGTCGGGGATCTGGTTGTTAACCTTGACGTTAACTCGACAAAATTTAATGAACAGATAACCCACGTTAAGCGACAGTTCAGACAAACAGGGGACGCGGCTAATGATACGGAGTTACGTATCCGGCAGGCGTTCTCGCGTCAGGAAATTGCGGCAAAAAAAGCCGGTCTTTCCGTGGGGCAGTACTCGAATGCGATGCGTATGCTGCCCGCACAATTTACGGATATTGCGACGCAACTGGCGGGCGGGCAGAGTCCGTGGCTCATTATGCTGCAGCAGGGCGGGCAGGTTAAAGACTCATTCGGCGGGATTATTCCCACGTTCCGGGCTCTGACGGGGGCCATATCTCCGCTGATGGTGGGTGTTGGTGCATTGTCAGTGGCAACGGGGGCGTTATTTTATTCGTGGTACCAGGGCTCATCCACGCTTTCAGATTTCAATAAAACGCTCGTTCTTTCAGGTAATTCAGCAGGCCTGACGGCAGACAGAATGCTGGTTCTGGCAAGAAACGGACAGACTGCCGGGCTGACGTTCAGCCAGACGAGCGAGGCGCTGACGGAACTGGTTAATGCTGGCGTGCGCGCCGGGGCGAATTTTGATGCGATGAGCCAGTCAGTTTCCCGCTTTACCGAAGCGTCCGGCGTTCCGGTTGATAAGGTTGCAGCAGCGTTTGGCAAACTGACGAATGACCCAACTTCCGGTCTTATCGCGATGGCCCAGCAGTTCCATAATGTGACGGCTGAGCAGATTGCGTATGTTGCGCAACTGCAACGTGCCGGTGATGAGGCTGCTGCCCTGCAGGCGGCTAATGATGCGGCAACCAGCGGGTTTAACGAACAGACAAAATCCCTGCGCGATAATATGGGGACCATTGAGTCTGCAGCGGATTCCCTGAAGCGCGCTTTTAAATCGATGTGGGATGCGGCGCTGGACGTCGGGCGACCGGATACGGCGCAGGAGATGGTCAGTAAGGCAGAAGCAGCGTTTAAACGCGCGGATGAAATCTGGAACCTGCGTAAAAATGACGGTTACGTGAACAGCGAAGCGCGTGACCGGTTCTGGAATGACAGGGAAACAGCCAGACTGGCGCTGGAAATGGCACAGCAGCAGGCGGGTATTGCAAGGGCGAATGAGGAGAATGCCTCCCGTGAAGCGGTTGCTGAGTCTGACAGGCAGAAATATGCCGCACAGGCACAGGCTAACTATGCAAAAACGCAGTCTGCACTTGAGAAGTACACGCAAAGGCAGAATGAGCTGAATAATGCGCTGAAAGAAGGGCGCATTCTTCAGGCAGATTACAACATTAATATGTCGGCGGCGAAAAAGGAGTACGAGGATTCACTGAAAAAACCGGGCAAGGCTCCGGCGGTGAAAACGCCCTCCGGCGTCAGGGCCGTCGATACCGCCAGCGCACAGACGATTGAACTGCAGGCGCAACTGAGAACACTTCAGGAGCACCGCAGTATTACTGACACCATCAGCCAGCAGCGGCAGGAACTCTGGCGCCAGCAGTCACGGTTTACTGTCCTTGAGGAAGCCGCAAAAACACGAACCCTTTCCACTCAGGAAAAATCCTTACTGGCCAGCAAGGATGAAGTCCTTTCGCGCGCAGAGGTTAACGCGCGTCTCGGTGATCAGATCATGGCGCAGGAGCGCCTGAATCGCCTGCAGGATACTTCCCGGAAATACGTCACGCAGATCGGCGAAAAAACGCGGGCGCTGGTTGCTGGTGGTGCGATGAGCAGCCGGGCGGCGCAACGTCAGAATGAAGAGGCACAGCTTCGTCAGGGATGGCTCAATGCGGGAGGCACTGATACCGATCAGGGCTACCAGAATGAACTGGCCGCACTGAAAAACTACTACGAAGAGCAGGACAATCTGCGCAATGACTGGCAGTCCGGTGCAAAATCCGCCTGGGCCGACTACGTTGATTCTGCATCAGATGCTTATGGTCAGGTTAAATCTGCTGCAACAAGCACACTGGATGGCATCAGTAAGAACATGGCCGATATGCTGACAACCGGGAAAGCTAACTGGGCTGACTTTACACGCTCCACGCTGTCAATGCTGACTCAAATCCTGATGAAACAGGCCATGGTTGGTCTTGTTGACTCGGCAACAACGGCTATGGGATTTGCGGGCGGTGGTTTTACTGGTTCAGGTGGGAAGTATGAGCCCGCCGGGGTGGTTCACCGTGGTGAATTTGTTTTCACCAAAGAGGCTACCAGCCGGATCGGCGTCGGCAACCTGTACCGGATGATGAAGGGCTATGCCTCTGGTGGTCTGGTAGGTGGTGGCACTGCTGGTCCGGCGGCACCCTTCGGCGTCAGTGTCTATGCACCGGTGACGGTTGAAAATCCCTCCTCCGGTACACAGCAGCAGAACAACGGGGAAGCGCTGGGACGAGCCTATCAGCAGGTGATTAATAAATCGGTGCATGAAGGGATTGCCAAAGCGATCCAGCCTGGCGGTCTAATCTGGAATGCGACAAAAGGCAGGTAG
- the gpG gene encoding phage tail assembly chaperone G, whose product MFLKSEPLKHNGASVTLYELSALQRIEHLEYLKKIEAVEEGDIQTAMETTVRGSAFVVAMSLWHAHALKGTLPGGGAEEVKKIQDEVLSTWPLEVLALAEYRIKILSGMLPPPEDVPEPESDVQAEPVTAEKSSPAS is encoded by the coding sequence ATGTTTCTGAAAAGCGAACCGCTAAAGCATAACGGTGCGAGCGTTACGTTGTATGAGCTGTCGGCGCTGCAGCGTATTGAGCATCTTGAATACCTGAAAAAAATTGAAGCCGTTGAAGAAGGGGATATCCAGACAGCCATGGAAACCACTGTGCGCGGCAGCGCATTTGTGGTGGCGATGTCACTATGGCACGCCCATGCACTGAAAGGCACGCTGCCTGGTGGTGGTGCAGAAGAGGTTAAGAAAATACAGGATGAGGTGCTGTCTACCTGGCCTCTCGAGGTGCTGGCACTGGCTGAATACAGGATAAAAATCCTGTCCGGCATGTTACCGCCGCCAGAAGACGTTCCTGAACCTGAAAGCGACGTTCAGGCAGAGCCGGTCACCGCGGAAAAGTCCTCGCCAGCGAGCTGA
- a CDS encoding phage tail protein — protein sequence MPTPNPLEPVKGAGTTLWIYTGTGNPFANPLSDIDWSRLAKIKDLTPGEMTAESYDDTYLDDEDADWSATAQGEKSAGDTSFTLAWKPGEAGQKDLVTWFNDGSVRAYKIKYPNGAVDVFRGWCSSLGKAIPAKEVITRTAKVTNTGKPGLAEESGAPVVPVTGVTLDKETAAVGIGDTTTVVVGITPAGASDKTFRLSSSDPSVATATASDDTVTITGAAAGTADIVVMTNDGLFVAICSVTVS from the coding sequence ATGCCAACACCAAACCCGCTTGAGCCTGTAAAAGGTGCAGGCACCACGCTGTGGATTTATACCGGCACGGGGAATCCGTTCGCCAACCCGCTTTCGGATATCGACTGGAGCCGCCTGGCGAAAATCAAGGATCTGACTCCGGGAGAAATGACGGCTGAGTCGTATGATGATACCTATCTCGACGATGAAGATGCAGACTGGAGTGCAACGGCTCAGGGGGAAAAATCAGCCGGGGATACGTCCTTTACGCTGGCCTGGAAGCCGGGTGAAGCTGGTCAGAAAGACCTGGTAACCTGGTTTAATGATGGCTCGGTTCGCGCTTACAAAATCAAATACCCGAACGGTGCCGTTGATGTGTTCCGCGGCTGGTGCAGCAGTCTCGGCAAGGCGATCCCTGCCAAAGAAGTCATCACCCGCACAGCAAAAGTCACCAACACCGGCAAACCTGGACTGGCAGAAGAAAGCGGCGCGCCGGTTGTTCCGGTAACCGGCGTCACGCTGGATAAAGAGACTGCAGCGGTGGGTATTGGTGACACGACCACCGTGGTCGTCGGGATTACTCCTGCAGGGGCATCAGATAAAACCTTCCGCCTTTCCTCATCCGATCCGTCAGTCGCGACAGCAACTGCAAGTGATGACACCGTCACGATTACAGGGGCGGCGGCAGGTACCGCAGATATTGTGGTCATGACCAATGATGGCCTTTTCGTGGCGATCTGCAGCGTAACCGTTTCCTGA
- a CDS encoding phage minor tail U family protein has product MKHSDIRQAVIDALEGTIGHDAIYFDGRPVTFEENEFPAVAVFLTDAEPTDAVLDANEWQATLHIEVFLPAQVPDSELDEWMESRVYLAMADIPALEGIVTLMNVLGYDYQRDEDLALWSSADLKYSITYEM; this is encoded by the coding sequence ATGAAACACAGTGATATCCGACAGGCGGTTATCGATGCCCTTGAAGGGACTATCGGTCATGACGCGATTTATTTTGACGGCCGGCCAGTGACATTTGAAGAAAATGAATTTCCGGCAGTGGCTGTTTTTCTGACGGACGCAGAACCAACAGATGCTGTCCTGGATGCAAATGAATGGCAGGCCACCCTGCATATAGAAGTTTTTCTGCCTGCCCAGGTCCCTGATTCAGAACTGGATGAGTGGATGGAGTCCCGTGTTTACCTGGCTATGGCGGATATTCCGGCGCTGGAGGGGATCGTTACGCTCATGAATGTCCTGGGGTATGACTACCAGCGCGATGAGGATCTGGCGCTGTGGAGTTCCGCCGACCTTAAATATTCCATTACTTACGAAATGTGA
- a CDS encoding phage tail protein — protein MSIKGLEQAIANLNSISTTAVPRASAQAVNRVATRAVNKSVSVVSKDTRVPRKLVKQRTRVRRATVKKPRALIRVNRGNLPAIKLGTASVRLSRRKHDRRGANSVLRIGPFRFPGAFIQQLKNGRWHVMRRTAKPRYPIEVVSIPLAVPLTTAFKDELPKLMETDMPKELRASLKNQLRLILKR, from the coding sequence ATGTCCATTAAAGGGCTGGAACAGGCAATCGCAAACCTGAACAGTATCAGTACTACCGCTGTGCCGCGTGCTTCTGCGCAGGCGGTTAACCGTGTTGCGACACGCGCAGTCAATAAAAGCGTCTCCGTCGTATCGAAAGACACCCGGGTGCCACGCAAACTGGTTAAACAGCGCACCAGGGTAAGGCGTGCCACGGTGAAGAAGCCACGGGCGCTTATCCGTGTAAACCGGGGTAACCTGCCGGCGATCAAACTCGGTACCGCCAGTGTCAGACTTTCCCGCCGTAAACATGACAGGCGAGGGGCAAACAGTGTGTTGCGCATTGGTCCGTTTCGTTTTCCGGGCGCATTTATTCAGCAACTGAAAAACGGTCGCTGGCATGTTATGCGGCGAACGGCAAAACCCCGCTACCCGATTGAGGTCGTCAGCATCCCGCTGGCGGTGCCACTGACAACGGCGTTTAAGGATGAACTGCCAAAACTGATGGAAACCGATATGCCCAAAGAGCTACGGGCATCCCTTAAAAACCAACTCAGGCTGATTCTGAAACGATGA
- a CDS encoding head-tail joining protein, whose translation MTDFDNIFDAALSRADDVIRCAMGVEASVTSGEMTGQTVCGVFDDPESVAYAGSGVRVEGTSPSLFVETSSVSGLRRSDTLVINGSSYWVDRIGPDDCGSCHVFLGKGSPPGSNRRR comes from the coding sequence GTGACTGATTTCGACAATATTTTCGATGCTGCTCTGTCCCGTGCTGATGATGTTATTCGTTGCGCTATGGGGGTGGAAGCCTCAGTGACTTCCGGCGAAATGACGGGGCAAACGGTGTGTGGTGTTTTTGATGATCCCGAGAGTGTCGCATATGCAGGCAGTGGTGTCCGGGTGGAAGGTACAAGCCCGTCACTGTTCGTGGAGACATCTTCTGTCAGCGGGTTGCGGCGCTCCGATACCCTGGTGATCAACGGTTCGTCTTACTGGGTTGATCGTATCGGGCCGGATGATTGCGGAAGCTGTCATGTTTTCCTTGGTAAAGGTTCTCCGCCGGGATCAAACCGACGGCGTTAA
- the gpFI gene encoding DNA-packaging protein FI, whose translation MTAKEKLVERLKALGAQLGRDVNVTGTIEELTMRVAELEEELDDGNDDEQSGDNGINAQDNATDNPDDDQVQEKPAVTDAGLVTVITRATLHIDALHETENTPVAIAVTGMSIRVLPHEAEALIAGGLASEK comes from the coding sequence ATGACAGCAAAAGAAAAACTGGTTGAGCGCCTGAAAGCGCTTGGCGCACAACTTGGGCGTGATGTGAACGTTACCGGCACTATCGAAGAACTGACGATGCGGGTTGCAGAGCTTGAGGAAGAGCTTGACGACGGTAACGATGACGAACAGTCCGGTGATAACGGGATTAACGCGCAGGATAACGCCACGGACAATCCTGATGATGATCAGGTGCAGGAGAAACCCGCGGTAACGGATGCCGGGCTGGTGACGGTTATTACGCGCGCCACCCTGCACATCGATGCGCTGCATGAAACAGAAAATACGCCTGTCGCCATCGCCGTGACAGGGATGTCGATCCGTGTTCTGCCGCATGAAGCCGAAGCATTGATTGCTGGTGGGCTTGCCAGCGAAAAATAA
- a CDS encoding major capsid protein — MSMYTTAQLLAVTEKKFKFDPLFLRIFFRESYPFSTEKVYLSQIPGLVNMALYVSPIVSGNVIRSRGGNTSEFTPGYVKPKHEVNPQMTLRRLPDEDPQNLADPAYRRRRIILQNMKDEELAIAQVEEMQAVSAVLYGKYTMTGDKFDPVEVDMGRSAVNNITQAGGAAWSGKDKETYDPTEDIEAYALNASGVVNIIVFDPKGWALFRSFKAVREKLDTRRGSNSELETALKDLGKAVSYKGMYGDVAIVVYAGQYIEGDAKKNYLPDLSMVLGNTLARGLRTYGAIQDVDALNAGINSSTRYPKNWIQTGDPAREFTMVQSAPLMLLADPDEFVSVKLA, encoded by the coding sequence ATGTCTATGTATACCACTGCCCAGTTGCTGGCGGTTACCGAGAAAAAATTCAAATTCGATCCGCTGTTTCTGCGTATCTTCTTTCGTGAAAGCTATCCGTTTTCCACCGAAAAAGTTTACCTTTCTCAGATCCCCGGACTGGTGAATATGGCGCTGTATGTGTCGCCGATTGTCTCCGGCAATGTGATCCGCTCACGCGGCGGTAACACTTCCGAATTCACGCCGGGTTATGTGAAACCGAAGCACGAGGTAAACCCGCAAATGACGCTTCGTCGCCTGCCTGACGAAGATCCGCAGAACCTCGCCGATCCGGCATACCGCCGTCGCCGCATCATCCTCCAGAACATGAAAGATGAAGAGCTGGCGATTGCGCAGGTTGAAGAGATGCAGGCGGTTTCGGCTGTGCTCTACGGTAAATACACCATGACAGGGGATAAGTTTGACCCGGTTGAGGTGGATATGGGGCGCAGTGCCGTCAACAACATCACCCAGGCTGGCGGGGCTGCATGGTCCGGCAAAGACAAAGAAACGTATGACCCGACGGAGGACATCGAAGCGTATGCGCTTAATGCCAGCGGCGTGGTCAATATTATTGTTTTTGACCCGAAAGGCTGGGCACTGTTCCGTTCTTTCAAGGCAGTAAGAGAGAAACTGGATACCCGTCGTGGCTCAAACTCCGAGCTGGAAACCGCGCTCAAGGACCTGGGCAAGGCGGTGTCTTACAAGGGCATGTACGGCGATGTCGCGATTGTGGTTTACGCCGGGCAGTACATTGAAGGTGACGCCAAAAAGAACTACCTGCCGGATCTTTCTATGGTGCTGGGCAACACTCTGGCGCGCGGTCTGCGTACCTATGGCGCAATTCAGGACGTTGACGCACTGAATGCCGGTATCAACTCCTCCACTCGTTATCCGAAAAACTGGATCCAGACCGGCGATCCGGCGCGTGAGTTTACGATGGTCCAGTCTGCGCCACTGATGCTGCTGGCCGATCCTGATGAATTTGTTTCGGTAAAACTCGCGTAA
- a CDS encoding head decoration protein, with product MPNEEFKHYQPLGNSDPAHTASAPGALTDSVPAMTPLMLDPAAGKLVVWDGAAAGTATGILAIDADQNSAQLTFFKTGSFRIEDVLWPDAAATDNVRRNAFAGTSISIV from the coding sequence ATGCCAAACGAAGAATTTAAGCATTATCAGCCGCTGGGTAACAGTGACCCGGCACATACCGCATCCGCACCCGGTGCCTTAACGGACAGTGTTCCGGCGATGACGCCGCTGATGCTTGATCCCGCTGCCGGAAAGCTGGTTGTCTGGGACGGTGCTGCCGCTGGCACAGCGACAGGCATTCTCGCGATTGACGCCGATCAGAACAGTGCTCAACTGACGTTCTTTAAAACGGGCTCTTTCCGGATTGAAGATGTGTTGTGGCCTGATGCTGCGGCAACCGATAACGTCAGACGCAACGCCTTCGCCGGTACCTCCATCAGTATTGTGTGA
- a CDS encoding S49 family peptidase, with protein MTPELRNLPHIASLAFNEPLLLEPAYARVFFCALAGQLGITRLTDTVSGVTLSGEQIAEPLALFGDDEEMGPRPSRSYQVIDGIAVLPVSGTLVSKTRSLKPYSGMTGYNGIIARLQQAISDPGVDGILLDMDTPGGMVSGAFDCADIIARLRDIKPVWALANDMNCSAGQLIASATSRRLVTQTARTGSIGVMMAHSNYGAALKTSGVEVTLIYSGDHKVDGNPYEKLPKDVRADFQSRIDATRQMFAEKVAGYTGLTVQAVLDTEAAVFTGQESIENGIADELVNNTDALSVMRDALDKRKKITLGGNMKTTTASAETTQPVADASAGVTLDGAMPAAAVNAAPADISAQVSAAVNAENSRIMGILNCEEAKGRESQARVLAATPGMTIENAQLILAAAPASAQVRTDTALDRLMDTAPGAVSAASQASDTDDLMNTPV; from the coding sequence ATGACGCCCGAGCTGCGTAATCTCCCGCATATTGCCAGCCTGGCTTTTAATGAGCCGCTGCTACTTGAACCCGCCTATGCGCGGGTTTTCTTTTGCGCGCTGGCGGGCCAGTTGGGTATTACCCGTCTGACAGATACCGTTTCCGGCGTCACTCTCAGCGGTGAACAGATTGCTGAACCTCTTGCGCTGTTTGGTGACGATGAAGAGATGGGGCCGCGCCCGTCACGCAGTTACCAGGTGATCGACGGTATCGCGGTTTTGCCGGTTTCTGGCACGCTGGTGAGTAAAACCCGTTCGCTGAAACCGTATTCAGGTATGACGGGTTACAACGGCATTATTGCCCGCTTGCAACAGGCTATCAGTGATCCCGGCGTGGACGGCATTCTTCTGGATATGGATACACCTGGCGGCATGGTATCCGGTGCTTTTGACTGCGCTGACATTATTGCCCGTCTGCGGGATATCAAACCGGTCTGGGCGCTGGCGAACGACATGAACTGTAGCGCCGGGCAGCTTATCGCCAGCGCGACATCCCGTCGTCTTGTTACACAGACCGCCAGAACCGGTTCGATCGGCGTCATGATGGCGCACAGCAACTACGGTGCTGCACTCAAGACCAGCGGCGTCGAAGTCACGCTCATCTACAGCGGCGATCACAAGGTCGACGGAAACCCTTACGAAAAGTTGCCTAAGGATGTGCGTGCTGATTTTCAGTCACGTATTGATGCCACCCGACAGATGTTTGCTGAGAAGGTGGCCGGGTACACCGGCCTGACTGTTCAGGCGGTACTGGATACCGAAGCGGCGGTTTTCACCGGACAGGAATCCATTGAGAACGGAATCGCAGACGAACTCGTCAATAACACCGACGCGCTCAGTGTGATGCGCGATGCACTTGATAAACGAAAGAAAATAACCCTCGGAGGAAATATGAAAACTACCACTGCATCCGCTGAAACAACTCAGCCTGTAGCGGACGCATCAGCCGGAGTCACTCTCGACGGTGCGATGCCTGCCGCGGCGGTAAATGCTGCACCCGCCGATATCAGCGCGCAGGTTTCAGCGGCGGTAAATGCCGAAAACAGCCGAATCATGGGGATCCTGAACTGTGAAGAGGCGAAGGGCCGTGAATCGCAGGCGCGGGTGCTCGCGGCAACACCGGGTATGACGATTGAAAATGCGCAACTGATCCTCGCCGCGGCGCCAGCGAGCGCGCAGGTCAGAACGGATACCGCACTTGATCGCCTGATGGACACCGCGCCTGGTGCTGTCAGTGCCGCCAGCCAGGCATCTGATACCGATGACCTGATGAACACACCTGTATAA
- a CDS encoding phage portal protein, whose product MKTPALLGPDGRTSLREYAGYHGGGHGFGGQLRGWQPQSESPDAALLPNFVRGNARADDLVRNNGYAANAIQLHQDHIVGSFFRLSHRPSWRFLGISEEDARAFSREVEAAWKEFAEDDNCFIDAERKRTFTMMIREGVAMHSFNGELCVQPAWDSSPGRLFRTQFKMVSPKRISNPNNTGDTRNCRAGVAVNNTGAAVGYYVSDDGYPGWMPQKWTYIPRELAGGRTSFIHIFEPLEDGQTRGANQFYSVMEQMKMLDTLQNTQLQSAIVKAMYAATIESELDTQTAMDFILGADNKEQQNKFTGWLAEMASYYSAAPVRLGGAKVPHLMPGDSLNLQSPPNADNGYSVFEQSLLRYISAGLGVSFEQLSRNYSQMSYSTARASANESWAFFMGRRKFVASRQACMMFLCWLEEAIIRRVVTLPSRARFSFQEARSAWGNCDWIGSGRMAIDGLKEVQEAVMLIEAGLSTYEKECAKRGEDYQEIFAQQVRETMERRAAGLKPPSWAAAAFQSGLENSTKEEKDDARAA is encoded by the coding sequence ATGAAAACACCTGCACTTTTGGGGCCGGACGGCAGGACGTCGTTACGGGAATACGCCGGTTATCACGGCGGTGGTCATGGTTTTGGTGGTCAACTCAGGGGGTGGCAACCGCAGAGCGAAAGCCCTGATGCGGCATTACTGCCCAATTTTGTGCGCGGTAACGCCCGCGCAGACGATCTGGTCAGGAATAACGGCTATGCCGCAAATGCGATACAACTGCACCAGGATCATATCGTCGGCTCATTCTTTCGCCTGAGCCACCGTCCGAGCTGGCGTTTTCTTGGCATTTCTGAAGAGGATGCCCGGGCTTTCTCCCGCGAGGTGGAAGCCGCATGGAAAGAGTTTGCCGAAGACGACAACTGCTTTATCGATGCGGAGCGCAAACGCACTTTCACGATGATGATCCGTGAAGGCGTGGCAATGCACTCCTTTAATGGTGAATTGTGTGTGCAGCCCGCGTGGGACAGCAGCCCCGGACGCCTTTTCCGTACACAGTTCAAAATGGTCAGTCCGAAGCGTATCAGTAACCCGAATAACACGGGCGACACGCGAAACTGTCGCGCCGGTGTGGCGGTGAACAACACCGGGGCCGCGGTGGGGTATTACGTCAGCGATGATGGTTATCCTGGCTGGATGCCGCAGAAATGGACGTATATCCCGCGTGAACTGGCTGGTGGGCGCACTTCATTTATTCACATTTTTGAGCCGCTTGAGGACGGCCAGACCCGCGGCGCCAACCAGTTTTACAGCGTTATGGAGCAAATGAAGATGCTCGATACGTTGCAGAACACACAGTTGCAGAGCGCTATCGTGAAGGCAATGTATGCTGCCACTATCGAGAGCGAACTCGATACCCAGACTGCGATGGATTTTATTCTCGGCGCTGATAATAAAGAGCAGCAGAACAAATTCACGGGCTGGCTGGCGGAAATGGCGTCGTACTACTCTGCGGCGCCGGTTCGCCTGGGTGGGGCTAAAGTACCGCACCTTATGCCGGGTGATTCCCTGAATCTCCAGTCGCCACCGAACGCGGATAACGGCTATTCGGTCTTCGAACAGTCGCTGTTGAGGTATATCTCTGCCGGGCTTGGCGTTTCGTTTGAACAACTGTCCCGGAATTACTCCCAGATGAGTTACTCCACCGCCCGCGCCAGCGCCAATGAATCATGGGCGTTTTTTATGGGGCGCCGGAAATTCGTGGCGTCCCGTCAGGCGTGCATGATGTTTCTCTGCTGGCTGGAGGAGGCCATTATCCGTCGGGTTGTGACATTGCCTTCCCGGGCAAGGTTCAGCTTTCAGGAAGCGCGAAGCGCCTGGGGAAACTGCGACTGGATTGGTTCCGGGCGCATGGCTATTGACGGACTGAAAGAGGTTCAGGAAGCGGTCATGCTGATTGAAGCGGGCCTCAGTACGTATGAAAAAGAGTGCGCCAAACGCGGTGAAGATTATCAGGAAATTTTCGCGCAGCAGGTTCGCGAAACGATGGAGCGCCGCGCCGCCGGGCTCAAACCGCCTTCATGGGCTGCTGCTGCCTTCCAGTCCGGGTTAGAGAATTCCACTAAGGAGGAGAAAGATGACGCCCGAGCTGCGTAA
- a CDS encoding phage head-tail joining protein — translation MASQSDLDSARAALHDLMTGKRVATVQKDGRRVEFTVTSVSDLKKYIADLEVQVGITQRRRGPAGFYV, via the coding sequence ATGGCGTCACAATCCGATCTCGACAGCGCCCGCGCCGCACTGCATGACCTGATGACGGGAAAGCGGGTGGCGACGGTACAAAAGGACGGTCGCCGGGTGGAGTTTACGGTGACTTCGGTGAGCGACCTTAAAAAATACATTGCTGATCTGGAGGTTCAGGTCGGTATCACTCAACGTCGCCGGGGGCCGGCAGGATTTTACGTATGA